ACTGAAGGCCGCCGGTTGCAATGATTTCCGGGTAGAGGTGCTGGACGAGCAACAACAACCGGCGCGCGCCGATGAGGCTGCGGCGCTCGGGTTGGCCGAAGGGCATCCGGTGTGGGTGCGTGAGGTATTGCTGCATACTGCCGGTGCGCCCCGGGTATTTGCCCGCACGGTCGCGGACCTGCAGGCTTTCAATGCCGCCGGTGTGCATCTGGAGAATCTGGGTAGCCGCAGTCTCGGCGAGTTGCTGTTCAATGACCCGCGAATTCACCGCGAGCCTATCGAGATCAGTCGCTACCCTGTTCAGTGGCTGCCCGCAGACCGGCAGCATGATGGCTGCTGGGCGCGACGCTCGCTGTTCGTCAGCGACCGGCTGCAATTGCTGGTTTGCGAGGTATTTCTTCCCGGCTGGCCGCCAGCCGCCTGACCCATTCACTGCTTCGGAGATCATCGTGTCCGGCCTGCTGATCAAACCCCTGTCTCGTCTTCATCCCCGCGCCATCGATTTCATTCATTTGATGCGCCTGGACCGCCCCATTGGCGTCTATCTGTTGCTGTGGCCGACACTGTGCGCCTTATGGCTGGCGGCGGGCGGTTTTCCGGATCCGGTACTGCTGGTGGTGTTCATCGCCGGTGTGGCGCTGATGCGCGCCGCCGGCTGCGCGATAAACGATTTTGCCGATCGCAAGGTCGACGGCCATGTCACCCGCACCCGCAATCGGCCGCTGGCCACCGGTAAGGTCAGCGCCCGGGAAGCACTGGTGGTCTTTGCCATATTGGTGGCGCTCAGCGCATCGCTGCTGTTGTTCACCAACCTGCTTACTTTCAGATTGTCATTGCTGGCGCTGGCGCTGGCTACCGTCTACCCCTTCTGCAAACGTTTTACCTTTTATCCTCAAATAGTGTTGGGCGCAGCCTATTCCATGGCCATCCCCATGGCCTTCGCCGCGCAGACCGGCGAGCTGCCGGTAGCGCTGTGGCTGCTGTATCTTGCCAACCTGCTGTGGACCGTGGCCTACGACACCGAGTACGCCATGTGCGACCGGCCCGATGATCTGGTCATCGGCGTCAAATCCACCGCCATCGTGTTCGGCGAATTCGACAAGCTGATCATCGCGCTGCTGCAGGGCCTGACGCTGCTGTGCCTGTTGCTGGTCGGCAGCCGTTTCGAGCTCGGCATCTTCTATTATCTGGGGCTGGTGGCCATGTCGCTGAGCTTCGGTTGGCAGCACTGGCTGATCCGCGACCGCGAGCCCCAGGCCTGCCTGGCGGCTTTCCTGTCCAATCACTGGAGCGGGCTGCTGGTGTTTGCCGGCCTGGTTCTCGACTACCGCCTGGGTTAAGGGTCTGCAGTCACACAACTGCAATAATTTTGTTATCTAATCGGTGTATGTCAGACACTGCAACTGGACGGAGCATCATGGCAGACAAGACCATACTGATCGTAGACGACGAAGCCCCCATCCGGGAAATGATTGCCGTTGCGCTGGAAATGGCTGGTTACCGCTGCCTTGAGGCAGAAAATACCCAGCAGGCGCATGCTTCCATCATCGATGCCAAGCCGGATCTGATCCTGCTGGACTGGATGCTGCCGGGCACTACCGGCATCGAACTGGCCCGTCGTCTCAAACGTGACGAATTGACCAGCGACATTCCGATCATCATGCTCACCGCCAAAGGCGAGGAAGATAACAAGATCCAGGGCCTGGAAGTCGGTGCGGATGATTACATCACCAAACCCTTCTCGCCGCGGGAACTGGTCGCCCGCCTCAAGGCCGTGCTGCGCCGCGCCGGCCCGGTGGATGAGGAAGCCCCCATCGAAGTGGACGGCTTGCATCTCGACCCGGTCAGTCACCGCGTCACCATTGACGGTGCACCGGCCGAAATCGGGCCCACCGAGTACCGCCTGCTGCAGTTCTTCATGACCCATCAGGAACGCGCCTATACTCGTGGCCAGTTGCTGGACCAGGTCTGGGGCGGCAATGTGTATGTGGAGGAGCGCACCGTGGATGTGCATATCCGCCGCCTGCGCAAGGCACTGGGCTCTACCTATGATGGATTGGTGCAGACCGTACGCGGCACCGGCTATCGCTTTTCCACCAAGGGCTGAAGTGTTCCGGCGCGGCAGCGTTTCCCAAACAGATCCAGGATGATGCGGGTGGAGAAAAACTGGTTCCGGGCGATCACAGGCAAGCTGTTCTGGCTGCTGATGATCTGCCTGCTGATAGGTCTTGTCGTAGGGCAACCAGCGTGGGCCCTGGCCATTGGCCTGAGCGGTTACCTGATCTGGATGCTGCGCCAACTGCAGCGCTTTCAGCTCTGGTTGCAGGCCCACCCCAGCGATCCACCGCCCGAAGCACCGGGACTGTGGGGCGAAATCTTCGATGGCATCTACCGCATGCAGCGCCGCGACAAGCGCCTGCGGGCACGCATGCAGTCAGTCATAGAACGCATCCAGTCGTCAACCGCGGCGCTGAGCGACGGGGTCGTGATGATCGACAAGGACGGTCATCTGGAGTGGTGGAACCATGCTGCCGAAGATCTGCTCGGCCTGCGCGCACCGGATGACAGCGGACAACATGTGCATAACCTGCTACGTGATCCGCGCTTTATCGACTATTTCGATCAGGGCAGTTATCGCGAGCCGCTGGATATACCCTCGCCGGTGAACATCAGTACCTGGCTGCAGTACAACATCACGCGCTACGGCAACGGTGAACGCCTGCTGCTGGTACGGGATGTCACCCGGTTGCATAACCTCGAACAGATGCGCAAGGACTTCGTTGCCAACGTCTCCCATGAGCTGCGCACGCCACTGACCGTGGTAGTGGGCTATCTGGAGACCATGATCGACAGTGACGACGGAAGCAACTCGCGCTGGCAGCGGCCATTGCACCAGATGCAGCAACAGGCGCGCCGCATGCAGAGCCTGCTGAATGATCTGCTGATGCTGTCGCGCCTGGAGACCGCCGAAGCTACCACCGAAGAGAAGCCCGTGGACATCGCCCTTATGCTGCCCGGCATTCGCAAGGACGCCCTGGCACTCTCCGGTGACCGGCAACACGAGATCACAATCGAAAACGCAACCCAGGTGCGGCTAACGGGGCTGGAAATGGAACTGCGCAGTGCCATTTCCAATCTGGTCTACAACGCGGTGAAATACACTCAGGATGGCGGCAGCATCCAGGTCAGTTGGTCCCAGGATGACCGCGGCGCGAGATTTAGCGTAACGGATAATGGTCCGGGCATTTCCCCGGAGCACCTGCACCGGCTGACCGAGCGCTTCTACCGTGTCGACTCCAGCCGCAACAGTACCACCGGCGGCACCGGCCTAGGTCTGGCTATCGTCAAGCACGTACTGATGCGTCATGAAGGCGAGCTGCAGATCACCAGTACGGTCGGCAAGGGGAGTACCTTCACTTGTGTGTTCCCGCCGGAGCGGCTGATCTAAGCCGTTTACCGAACGGGTGGCGCTGCCTGATGGCCACCCTCGGCGATCAGTTGCGACAGCCATTCCAATTTGGCCGGATCCTGATCGACGAATTTCAGCGACACCAGCACCCATTCGCAATCCATTCGATCCTCCAGCGCCGCCACCGTGTGCACGTAGCCATTGATGCGCGCCACATCCTTGTCGCCTTCCTGCTCCAGATCCAGCACGGCGCTATCAAACACCCCCGGCAGATGCTCGCCCCGACGTACAACCATGCGCGCATCACGCAAGCTCAGACTGCGGATGACGCAGGCAAACTGATGCCCCGCCACCCGTAGCTGGGCGCGGGCAGCGGAACGAGCCGACGAGCGGGTATCCGCTTGCGCTGCAGCATTCTGTCTGGATGATGCCTTTGTCGCAGCCGCTGGTTGGGGCTTCGCCTGGCGGCCACCGAGCAGGCTGGCAACGGATTCCTGGGCATGGCCGG
Above is a genomic segment from Halopseudomonas litoralis containing:
- a CDS encoding chorismate--pyruvate lyase family protein, whose amino-acid sequence is MSIPDWHPATAHTGISDNVLLDWLSGTGSLTQRLKAAGCNDFRVEVLDEQQQPARADEAAALGLAEGHPVWVREVLLHTAGAPRVFARTVADLQAFNAAGVHLENLGSRSLGELLFNDPRIHREPIEISRYPVQWLPADRQHDGCWARRSLFVSDRLQLLVCEVFLPGWPPAA
- the ubiA gene encoding 4-hydroxybenzoate octaprenyltransferase, encoding MSGLLIKPLSRLHPRAIDFIHLMRLDRPIGVYLLLWPTLCALWLAAGGFPDPVLLVVFIAGVALMRAAGCAINDFADRKVDGHVTRTRNRPLATGKVSAREALVVFAILVALSASLLLFTNLLTFRLSLLALALATVYPFCKRFTFYPQIVLGAAYSMAIPMAFAAQTGELPVALWLLYLANLLWTVAYDTEYAMCDRPDDLVIGVKSTAIVFGEFDKLIIALLQGLTLLCLLLVGSRFELGIFYYLGLVAMSLSFGWQHWLIRDREPQACLAAFLSNHWSGLLVFAGLVLDYRLG
- the phoB gene encoding phosphate regulon transcriptional regulator PhoB; this encodes MADKTILIVDDEAPIREMIAVALEMAGYRCLEAENTQQAHASIIDAKPDLILLDWMLPGTTGIELARRLKRDELTSDIPIIMLTAKGEEDNKIQGLEVGADDYITKPFSPRELVARLKAVLRRAGPVDEEAPIEVDGLHLDPVSHRVTIDGAPAEIGPTEYRLLQFFMTHQERAYTRGQLLDQVWGGNVYVEERTVDVHIRRLRKALGSTYDGLVQTVRGTGYRFSTKG
- the phoR gene encoding phosphate regulon sensor histidine kinase PhoR, whose protein sequence is MEKNWFRAITGKLFWLLMICLLIGLVVGQPAWALAIGLSGYLIWMLRQLQRFQLWLQAHPSDPPPEAPGLWGEIFDGIYRMQRRDKRLRARMQSVIERIQSSTAALSDGVVMIDKDGHLEWWNHAAEDLLGLRAPDDSGQHVHNLLRDPRFIDYFDQGSYREPLDIPSPVNISTWLQYNITRYGNGERLLLVRDVTRLHNLEQMRKDFVANVSHELRTPLTVVVGYLETMIDSDDGSNSRWQRPLHQMQQQARRMQSLLNDLLMLSRLETAEATTEEKPVDIALMLPGIRKDALALSGDRQHEITIENATQVRLTGLEMELRSAISNLVYNAVKYTQDGGSIQVSWSQDDRGARFSVTDNGPGISPEHLHRLTERFYRVDSSRNSTTGGTGLGLAIVKHVLMRHEGELQITSTVGKGSTFTCVFPPERLI
- a CDS encoding response regulator, with translation MASVSVLVVDDAPFIRDLIKKALRSHFPGLQIEEAVNGSKARQLLGRTSFDLILCDWEMPELSGLELLQWFREQPGQEKTPFIMVTSRGDRDNVVEAIQAGVSDYVGKPFNNEQLISKVSKALQRAGKLQQLRSRPVQTSTGHAQESVASLLGGRQAKPQPAAATKASSRQNAAAQADTRSSARSAARAQLRVAGHQFACVIRSLSLRDARMVVRRGEHLPGVFDSAVLDLEQEGDKDVARINGYVHTVAALEDRMDCEWVLVSLKFVDQDPAKLEWLSQLIAEGGHQAAPPVR